The Spea bombifrons isolate aSpeBom1 chromosome 4, aSpeBom1.2.pri, whole genome shotgun sequence genome segment tgtttttaaaggaaacTAACCCTGACCAGAACAGACTAGCACACAAAGGGGTAAATAGGCTACCTGTCTGCTGCCACAAGTGTCGAAAATAGGTGCCTAGAACACACAAGAAATAAGGATCGGATTGTTGGATCTTATATGTTACTACATGCGATACTAGTGTAACCTCCAGGTTCCCAAGTAACATGAAAAGAAggctgcaaaaaacaaaaaaatagaccTTTACGTTAAAATAAAAGTTAGGAGGGATGTGTTACCATCCTCagttgaaagagaaaaaaaaatgcagaatgtttgcgaaaataactttattttcaCACTTCTTTACTCCACCTACAAAAGCTGGTTGcccaatgagaaaaaaaagggtcTGATGAGCCTTAAATACAATACGCCGCACCCTGTGACCCGAATCACTGAAAACAACTATAGCGGCTACGGACAATTCTGCAGTACACTTTCCCCACCACCAGGGGTCAGCACCTTAACAGAAAATTCCAAACACCGGCCACATTTacttcaaagaaaaaataaatagaatataacCTGATATTGTtcgatattttttgtttttagagctAAGGGATTGGGTCCTGGCCGGTGAGAAGGAGCTAAAAGGGGGTGTAGGCATTAATGAATTTGGGAAGGGTAAGGTGTCCACCATCCCCAAAAAGGCAGCCGCGTGTGCCGGTGGCAGCACCCTCTGCTGCCGTTAGGGTTCTTTTGGTGGAGGCTGCGTGTCCTGCTTCCTGACCAGCTCTGGTTCGTCTTCACCATCCTGAGGAGGGTGCACGAGGACCTTATCCAGGATGCCAAACTCCTGGGCTTCCGTGGGGCTCATGTACCGATCCCTTTCCATTACGGACTCTGTGGGAGAAAGAGTCTTGTGAGCCgtgaatataaaacacacaatggAACTTCCGCAAGATCTAAACGGTCCAGCTGATTCCGAATCACAGAATGCGAGGATACAAAATAACGTCAATTACTTGGCGTTACCTCTATTGAATCGGCCGGGTACATTCAATGAATAACTATAACCGACGTTAAAACAGAATGAGAAGAGGACCCGGATCTCAGGAGCTTATATTCTACAGGGCTAAGTAAGACTTGGgcttattctttaaaatatcGAGCAGTCCGTACACTGGTATCCAGGGAATTCTCCCAGAATAATAAGATGGAATCTGGAATATGCCTGGCAGAGGAAAAACTAAACGGCTTAATGCTGAACAAGGTCTGATATTTTTTGTTCTAGGTGTCCCATTAGTTCTAGGTGTCCCTAAGCAACCGTGGATAGCCGTTTATTCCGAAGGATCTTGGAGATGTTGCCTGGATGCATTAGACAGTGTGACGGAGACGGGCGGGTAGAACGCCTTCACGCCGCGTAATTAGGAGAGGACGTTCtgggccccattcggcccccgtctagtcgcccggtTCTTACCAATCACAGACAGCGGCTGCCGGGTATGCTTGGCATATATCTCATTAATCTGTTTCTTTAGCTTCAAGATTTCCTCGGCTTGGATTGCGATATCGGTGGCCTGACCCTGcggtaataaaatacataataaataaataaatgacactcAATGCAAAGCCAAGGCGCCTGGACACCGTCTCAGGTTACAACGCGCGCGTTTGGGGCATCTTTACGCACTCCTGGGGTAAAAACACGCCGGTCACCGGGTATGTGCTTACAACTTcataaaaaaagggtaaaaactTCAAAAATAAGTGAAGACGAGGAGTCATATTAGACCCGATGCACGCGCATACACACCTGTTCCAGGTAAGGGAGTGGCATAATGTTAGCGCAAAATCTGCTGGACTACAACCCCCATCATGCTTTGCCAGTTTGCAAtctccattaaaaaaacattatattaaattgttaacgGGACACGTTGGTCCAGGAGAACGGCGGCCTCGCTGTCCTTACCCTCACACCCCCAGACGGCTGGTGGATCATGATTCGGGAGTTGGGCAGGGAGTGTCGCATGCCGCCTGTCCCGGCAGCGAGGAGCAGCGATCCCATGCTGGCCGCCTGGCCCACACACCACGTGCAGATGGGGTTCAGGATGTACTGCATGGTGTCGTAGATCGCCAGGCCGGAGGTGACGGAGCCCCCTGtacggacagacagacagacatttaAACGGCCATCTCTGGCTACAAAAAgaacacacaaaatacattgaAAGGGCCTCCATGCCGTTTCCTAGAGGCGTAAATAACATGTAATTCATTTATGAAAATCAGCTTAAAACGGGTTTTTTTAACGTCAATAAGTGCAATTGTTTGGGAAACATTTAGTTCCAGTCGTGGAAGACGAGCAGCCTTATCTAATCTTCTCCAGTCCTGAAGGTCTCTCCCTTCTCTACGCTTACAAAAGCTACCCGAACCCATCACCAACCTAACAAGGGGCCGATAACAttacggggaggaataaccatgtGTGCGACAGGCCGAGCTGTGATTTGCGGAAGGCGATTGCCTAGGGAATCCTGCGGTTAACAGGCAGGCGTGGGTTAAAGTTCTAAGACTGTTTTAATTTTCAAAATATGCAAAACCGAAAGGTTTGACTAAAAGACGCAGCGGAGCGATGATGTCAGCCGCTTGTAAATAACGAGCGGTGACCCAGGACTACGTACCAACAGCGCGGGGCGGAAGCTTAGGAATGGATCGTCCTTCTGTCTTCCTGCGCAGTACGTTCATGAATGATTATTATTCATAGACTTATTCATTCAGTGACAATCCacgttttcatttatttccccTTCATTTTTTGGTTTATAAGAGCGACGGAAAAGTCTGGTGGTTATCGATGGGGCCCCGAAGGACGGCTGTCGTGGGCCCCTGATGGCCCCCTGCCTAGAGATCGCACACGCAGCCCATGTAGGCGACAATGCAAATAAGAGCTCAtctcccatttttttatattgcgttaaatataatatattaataaaatcagaGTAGATCAGCAGCCAGCATgcaaggactttttttttttcttttcttgttgcTGTCGGTTACCGTAGAAACCGGCAGCTACACTACACCCTCGGTATCTTACGCTGAAACTACACACGACCGTGAAATAGGTTGTCAGCactctaaagggttaaaaggcatttgttTGAATGctatgtattttaacccttgcTATGCCACGTTAGAATTCTATTCTTCGTCATCCTCGTAACGCCTTCCCTGCCCGgatgtatctatatatgtatgtagacGCACATACTTGCATACGTGTTTGGTTTATACATATTACGTACCTGGGCTGTTGATATACATATGGATGGGCTTTTTGTTGCTTTCGGATTGCAGGAACAGGAGCTGAGCGATCACTACACTCGAGAGAGAGTCATCAATCTAAAAAacggacaaaaaaaacaaaaaacaaattggtTAATTTTAAAAGCAAAGCGAAGAATGAATTAAAGTAAATCCTCATCAAACATTTTgggtataatacattttaactcgtcttagattcaggagccgtatgtctgtcccgtgtatgtttaaattccctcactgtattaccctctaccacttctgctgggaggctgtcccacttatctaccacactctccgtaaagtaaaaataacagAACTTCCAAAAATAGggattaaatacataaacatgggGGGGGCAAAGAGACGCAGCCAGGAGGCCTCCTGGAGTACAGGGAGAAGAGGCAGAAGATGCAGCCGGGCCGAGGCGGTGAAACTTACCGGACCCATAACGCAGATAATGCGTTCTCGCAGCAATCTGGAGTAGATGTCATACGCCCGCTCCCCGCGGCCCTGAGAAAAAGTAATCGGGGTAAACGATTGCGGACGGCACCATTTATAACATAACGGGGGGTGGGGGATAGAATTGGGATAGAGAGTAGATCTAGAAAAAGGGGGCTTGAATTTAGTACATCAGTATACATCGTTCAtcgtattattatatattgacccgcatggcaccatcatataccgcagcgctgtacaacgggtaaaaaGGACCTATCGAGTAGCGCATCACAAAACAACATGGGCTTACAGAAGCAAAAGAAGGGGAGGGCCCTGcgccaaggagcttacaatctagaaggaggcACAGCTGCATGGGATGCCACAAAGAGCATTAGTACAGGGACCTACCCTACCCTAAGGGCACGTGGGGCAGCTGCCTATGGCTATGAGCCGCTAGTGGGTGGCATCAGGAGGTTTTTAAAGGGGTAGTTAGGATTCCCGGTCCTTATCCGGCTCCAGATTGGGTTGGGCAGCCGAGGTCGTGCCAGCCATGGCCTTGGGGTAAAGTCAGGCATCACGTGGAAAACATTGATGAGAACTGAGGGGGAGATGGATGTGACCTCATAATATTCTTATTGGGAATATATAAACTGTATGGCTTCATTTAGGTCAGCGTTTAGATCCTGGAAGGGCATTGCTAACTAAACCACGACCAGGTTGTCTGTGATTGTTCTTCTTCCTCCGAGTGTTTATTCCGGTCCTACCACCGATTTCTGTTTCTACGACGTCGGCAGGAGTTCTTGATCCAACCAACTGAATTGACTATGCGTTATATGCTGCAAGgagggctggccctgcataaggCATAGTTTAAATCAGCGAGTCATCTTACTGATCAGacatgctttatacagggccacctAAAGCATTCTTGGAGCAAAACCTCAATAGGGgcggccctttataatgtatagcgaggtCTGGGAggtgaaactgcagctctcctgccAATACCAACTCAATTGAATAAACCCCTGGACGATATAGTAGGGTAACAAGGTATATTTTAGCAGCGCGTACTCACCGTCTGCTCCACCACGATAGGGATGAGAGGGGAGAGTCTCGCCGGACCTCGGTGCAGATTTCGGACACGGGGCAGGACATGCGCAGCCTGCCATGCCGGCCTCTGCGGAACACACATCATAAATCCACCATCCGGCAGAGAGCGCCACAGGTTAACCACCCCTGCGTTACCCGGCTACCAGTAACATTTACTGATAATCCAGTTTAACCCAGTGAGAAAGGGTCCGATCCTGTATATTCCCAGTCTGTACTGGTTACAGTATATGtcctttaatatattattatcaaACATCGTCACGGCAGCCGTGAAATACAATTTATCagtcactgtgacaaaaaaggAAAGTCTCCCGCAGTCCTTTAAATATAAAGAGAGCTTAGTGTGCTTTTTAGGGAGAAAAAGTTAGCCGCCAGCAGGGAGCCATGTACCCACTACTCCTGAGTCATTGCTTGTCTTATCAGCACTGACATATTCATATATGTCAACCATTGAGCGCCTACGTCCACAGTTCCCcagcagtgtacatgtatgttccAGTACACGCTACATGGCTATTACATATATGTCCGTCCCCCCCGCCggactatatattattattgtatagacACGCGCCCACGCGTTCCGGTGTAACGACCCCTGCGTGCCCGCTGCTGACCCCGGACACTCACTGTCGCTCTCATTAGTAACTCCATGCTGCCAGGGTTTATCAGACCGGAAGTGACGCCGGGAAGCCAACCAGGGCGCTGCCATGACACTCACTAGCCAGTCCTCGGCACGTGACTGGCTGCCATGGAAACAGGAAGTGTACCCGAATGAACGCGTGCGCATGGGCGATTTTATGGGGCGTAGTGTACACACAGTGATGAAACTGCTTTAGTGTTGTAGATAACGTTACCATGGCCTTTTTTAAGTGGCTTTAGGTTATTCTGATTACTGGGCATATCTAAATACAGACATATttgtaaatgtgaaaaaaagattattatatttattgtgtaaCGGTGTAACGcaatcatattccgcagcgctgtacaatgggcaacgTGGCACGACCTATAGACTAAATATGGagtaacaatttttttatgGTACAAGGTAAAAgccaatttgtatttttaaagggcGCTTATTCTCGAATTAATAGCTTTATGTATACGCCAAGGAAATGCAGTCCAGTAGACAACCACCCCGACGCCTTCTAATACTGCATGTGAGAAACAAAAGAgtagctcagtcttaatcactcatcTGGACATTCTGACTGGCGTAACGGACTtctttagcattgccataaaggatcagctcagtgtggtgtatgAGCAGGGATAGtccccccaaaacatcacaaaaCTCTCTGAATGGATATGCGACCCTTTCCTGCCCTCTTTGTACCCCATTCAAAGATGGCGATCACTGAATTCTTCAGGGAGAGCTGGTATTTAAAGTCATTGCCCACTTTCTCCACCAAAAAAGAACAGCTCCAACCATCTCCATGCTCCGCGCATGCTGTGTTTTATGGATATTGtaggaaaaataaacacagtttattaatgtatacagagctgggggttattactgtatgcaaCGGTGGGgggttatttctgtatacagtactgggggttatattactgtatacagcgctgggggttattactgtatacagcgctggggggtattactgtattaaAGCATTCAAACGCATACCCCCATCATTCCAGGGAATGAAGCAGGCCTTCTTATTTGAGGGTGGCATTGGCATTGGCATCAACATGTTGCAAGGTGGCTATGTAGGAGCTATGAGTTTCTGCAAACACGCCGACCTCAATCGATGCCACAGCACGCCTTCGCCCGCTATATAGCTTCCTCTTAACCAGGTGTGAGAGCATATACTGTAAATGCCCCAATGGTTCGTGGGTTTACTCATCCTGTATCTGAacggtgatgatgatgatgaaggtGATGATGATTCCCATTGACCGGGGCCGTCTCTCTGCATTGTACGCCTGATACTGCAGGTAGTAGAACGTAGGGTGGCTTGGGACTGGGAGGGGTGAGTGACTCACCTTTCAAACAAAACCTAAGATATGTAGCAACAAAAGCACGCTAACAAAGGCAATTCCAGAACAAGAGGTATGAGTCTCGGCATAAGCTGCATGACATCATACAGAAACAAACCGCCCCCGCCGCACCGGGATGATCCAATGCAGGGGCAGGGAGGGCAACCGGATTTACCACGCATACTGCGAGCGAAATAACAGAAAGGATCTGGGTTTGAGTTATTTGATACTAAAATCCATTGTAATTTGTTTCCATGAATATGCATTCTATTCTCGCTGGACGGGGCCCAGGGTCTTAAGGGTTCCTGGGGCCCCCACTCAGAATcttctaaagggttaatatttggagATTCAAATGGTAGGCTCATTTAGAAAGCTATGCCCTGTTTAGTGTGACCAGTACCCTTTTGGGTCCCAAAGCCCTCCGCCCCTCGGAGCTTAGAATGTTTGCGGGGtgtgagggtatcacagggttctagaagccataaaagccccaataatgtgtatagaaacagcaggaaatggctttatagGTTAAGTTATTTAattctaaatgttttaattacatgAATAATGATCAACAGGTGACAAAGCCAAATAAAAGTCCCCAGTAAGGCCCGTCTATGAGCACACTCCTCAAACAAAAAGTGTTCCTTTTTTGGACGCATGCGTGGtatcctattgtacagcgctgtggaatatggt includes the following:
- the CLPP gene encoding ATP-dependent Clp protease proteolytic subunit, mitochondrial → MELLMRATRPAWQAAHVLPRVRNLHRGPARLSPLIPIVVEQTGRGERAYDIYSRLLRERIICVMGPIDDSLSSVVIAQLLFLQSESNKKPIHMYINSPGGSVTSGLAIYDTMQYILNPICTWCVGQAASMGSLLLAAGTGGMRHSLPNSRIMIHQPSGGVRGQATDIAIQAEEILKLKKQINEIYAKHTRQPLSVIESVMERDRYMSPTEAQEFGILDKVLVHPPQDGEDEPELVRKQDTQPPPKEP